The Candidatus Manganitrophus noduliformans genome window below encodes:
- a CDS encoding lytic transglycosylase domain-containing protein — protein MPLVFIFAGFLLSTPARSAAQDPFTDASRVTGIPVQLLVAISRVESSHHPWALNLNGEAVYPSSREEAEEILKAAPDNVDIGLMQINYRIWGRRLGLTKVQLLDDHINIWAGAAILRFYFSQYPFWEAVGRYHSGDRSRRIWYAWRVYRALFTAGNPH, from the coding sequence ATGCCGTTGGTGTTCATCTTCGCCGGCTTTCTTCTTTCGACGCCAGCCCGTAGCGCTGCGCAGGATCCTTTCACCGATGCCAGCCGGGTCACCGGAATTCCCGTGCAACTGCTGGTTGCCATCTCCAGGGTGGAGAGTTCTCATCATCCCTGGGCGCTGAACCTCAACGGAGAGGCGGTCTACCCTTCAAGCCGGGAGGAGGCGGAAGAAATTTTAAAAGCGGCCCCCGACAATGTGGATATCGGCCTCATGCAAATCAACTACCGGATCTGGGGAAGAAGGTTAGGATTGACCAAAGTCCAATTGCTGGATGATCATATCAATATCTGGGCCGGCGCGGCGATTCTCCGTTTTTACTTTTCTCAATATCCCTTCTGGGAAGCGGTGGGCCGATACCATTCTGGTGACAGAAGCCGCCGGATTTGGTATGCTTGGCGAGTTTATCGGGCGCTCTTTACGGCTGGCAATCCGCATTGA